A single genomic interval of Helianthus annuus cultivar XRQ/B chromosome 13, HanXRQr2.0-SUNRISE, whole genome shotgun sequence harbors:
- the LOC110898666 gene encoding protein adenylyltransferase SelO, whose amino-acid sequence MLSHLTTSLSHTPSTVFRRRLRPIPPHPTSKSSKFHRKTPSFSTNISMNSPTDLSVDSITDGLNKQSKLKLEDLNWDHSFVRELPSDPRTDVIPRQVFHACYSKVSPSVQVDNPKIVAWSESVAEILDLDPKEFERPDFPLLFTGASPLVGGLSYAQCYGGHQFGTWAGQLGDGRAITLGELVNSKSQRWELQLKGAGKTPYSRFADGLAVLRSSIREFLCSEAIYNLGIPTTRALSLVTTGNYVRRDMFYDGNPKDEPGAVVCRVAQSFLRFGSYQIHASRGEEDFKIVKTLADYTIKHHFPHIESTSKSGRLFFSSTGQENDSVVDLTSNKYAAWAVEVSKRTASLIASWQGVGFTHGVMNTDNMSVLGLTIDYGPFGFLDAFDPSFTPNTTDLPGRRYCFSNQPDVGLWNMAQFVSTLSLANLISEKEADYALERYGTKFMDDYKAVMTKKLGLQNYDKELISNLLNNMAVDKVDYTNFFRLLSNVKADLTTPDEELLVPLKPVLLDVDQERKEAWTSWVKTYIQELSGSGVSDEDRKASMNSVNPKYILRNYLCQNAIDKAEQGDFEEVRRLLKVMERPYDEQPGMDEYARLPPAWADRPGVRMLSCSS is encoded by the exons ATGCTTTCACACCTAACCACCTCACTCTCTCACACCCCTTCCACCGTCTTCCGCCGCCGTCTCCGCCCAATCCCACCACACCCCACTTCAAAATCCTCCAAATTTCACCGGAAAACACCATCTTTCTCCACAAACATTTCAATGAATTCACCTACAGATTTATCAGTCGACTCTATCACCGATGGATTAAACAAACAATCAAAATTGAAACTTGAAGATTTGAATTGGGACCATTCATTTGTTCGTGAATTACCCAGTGATCCTCGTACAGATGTTATTCCAAGACAG GTGTTTCATGCTTGTTATTCAAAAGTATCCCCTTCTGTTCAAGTGGATAACCCTAAGATAGTTGCATGGTCTGAATCAGTTGCAGAGATTCTTGATTTAGATCCTAAAGA ATTCGAAAGACCCGATTTCCCACTTTTGTTTACGGGGGCATCGCCTTTAGTAGGAGG GCTTTCGTATGCTCAATGTTATGGCGGGCATCAGTTTGGGACGTGGGCGGGTCAATTAGGTGACGGGCGGGCGATCACACTCGGTGAACTTGTGAATTCTAAGTCTCAAAGATGGGAACTTCAGCTAAAGGGTGCTGGAAAGACTCCGTATAGCCGATTTGCTGACGGTTTAGCGGTTCTTCGTAGTAGTATTCGGGAGTTTCTTTGTAGTGAAGCGATTTATAATCTTGGGATTCCGACAACTCGTGCTCTTAGCCTTGTAACGACGGGGAATTATGTTAGACGTGACATGTTTTACGA CGGCAATCCAAAAGATGAACCGGGTGCGGTTGTATGCCGAGTTGCGCAATCATTCCTGCGTTTCGGCTCGTATCAAATACATGCTTCAAGAGGAGAAGAGGATTTTAAAATCGTTAAAACGTTAGCCGATTACACCATAAAACATCACTTTCCTCACATAGAAAGTACGAGCAAAAGTGGTCGTTTATTTTTCTCCTCAACGGGCCAAGAAAACGATTCCGTTGTGGATCTAACTTCAAACAAATATGCAG CGTGGGCGGTGGAAGTTTCTAAACGTACGGCTTCATTAATCGCCAGCTGGCAGGGCGTTGGTTTCACACACGGTGTGATGAATACCGACAACATGAGTGTTTTGGGCCTCACGATTGATTACGGGCCGTTTGGATTTCTTGACGCTTTTGATCCAAGTTTCACCCCGAATACTACTGATCTTCCGGGTAGACGGTATTGCTTTTCGAATCAACCTGATGTCGGTCTATGGAATATGGCTCAGTTTGTATCAACTCTTTCTTTAGCTAACTTGATAAGCGAGAAGGAGGCCGATTATGCCCTCGAAAG ATATGGTACAAAATTTATGGACGACTACAAAGCGGTAATGACCAAAAAACTCGGGCTACAAAACTATGATAAAGAACTTATAAGTAATCTGCTTAACAATATGGCGGTTGACAAAGTTGACTACACAAACTTCTTTAGATTATTATCCAACGTTAAAGCCGACCTAACCACCCCAGATGAAGAGTTGTTGGTCCCACTTAAGCCGGTTTTACTAGACGTTGACCAAGAACGCAAGGAGGCTTGGACCAGTTGGGTCAAAACTTACATTCAGGAG TTATCTGGTAGTGGAGTTTCCGATGAGGATAGAAAAGCTTCGATGAACTCTGTGAACCCGAAATACATTCTTCGAAACTATTTGTGTCAGAATGCAATAGACAAGGCTGAACAAGGCGACTTTGAAGAAGTGAGACGGTTGCTTAAAGTAATGGAAAGGCCGTACGATGAGCAACCCGGTATGGATGAATATGCGCGTTTGCCACCTGCATGGGCCGATCGTCCAGGTGTACGCATGCTCTCTTGCTCATCATGA